In Amaranthus tricolor cultivar Red isolate AtriRed21 chromosome 5, ASM2621246v1, whole genome shotgun sequence, a genomic segment contains:
- the LOC130814268 gene encoding zinc finger BED domain-containing protein RICESLEEPER 2-like: MQKLLANSLSVYNPLLAYGDYFHVRCGAHILNLIVQDGLKVIGDEIKTIKTLVKYINGSEVRKAKLRECAIGIGVSISKRLWLDCPIRWNSTYRMLERALIYCPCYENLKRTDKDLPNIPTHDDWSKVKKIVALLKPFDDITKQFSGRNYPTANLYFKSVWRIECLLIQYADSEDEFLKDMAKNMKNKFDKYWENYSVVLSFAAMMDPRYKFQLIKYCFEHLDPQNGSWKANQVKDKLYDLFAEYVRNDTPYDHEASSNVVDDDLPGFSSFAGGTSGNLSQLDIYLEESRLDHHLELDVLQWWKTNETRHAQVARMARDLLAIPITTVASESAFSLGGRVLTKYRASLQPDTAEALITSRSWLFGYKVKEDPLENGLEVDLPPMCNEEANKDLEDEDEEDEDEKEDEGEEENQNEDEVFEQFAI; this comes from the exons ATGCAAAAATTGCTTGCTAATAGTCTAAGTGTGTATAATCCATTGCTTGCTTATGGTGATTATTTTCATGTTCGTTGTGGTGCTCATATTTTGAACTTAATTGTTCAAGATGGTTTGAAGGTCATTGGAgatgaaataaaaacaataaagaccTTGGTTAAGTATATAAATGGTTCTGAAGTACGAAAAGCAAAGTTGAGGGAGTGTGCAATTGGTATTGGTGTTAGTATTTCTAAAAGGTTGTGGTTGGATTGTCCTATAAGATGGAATTCTACCTATAGGATGCTTGAAAGGGCATTGATTTATTGTCCTTGTTATGAAAACCTGAAAAGAACTGACAAAGACCTTCCTAATATTCCTACACATGATGATTGGTCAAAggttaaaaaaattgttgcacttttaaaaccttttgatgatataacaaaACAGTTTTCGGGGAGAAATTATCCAACTGCCAACTTGTACTTTAAAAGTGTGTGGAGAATCGAATGTTTGTTGATACAATATGCTGATAGTGAAGATGAGTTTTTAAAAGATATGGCaaagaatatgaaaaataaatttgataaatattgggAAAATTATAGTGTTGTTCTTTCTTTTGCTGCCATGATGGATCCTcgttataaatttcaattgatcaaatattgttttgaacACTTGGATCCTCAAAATGGGTCCTGGAAAGCCAACCAAGTCAAAGACAAACTCTATGATTTATTTGCGGAGTATGTAAGGAATGATACTCCCTATGACCATGAAGCTAGTAGTAATGTCGTGGATGATGATCTTCct GGATTTTCATCTTTTGCTGGAGGGACTAGTGGAAATTTGTCACAATTAGATATTTATCTTGAGGAGTCTAGGCTTGATCATCATCTTGAACTAGATGTATTGCAATGGTGGAAAACAAATGAAACTCGACATGCACAGGTTGCGCGTATGGCAAGGGATTTATTAGCCATTCCAATTACTACTGTTGCATCCGAGTCAGCTTTTAGCTTAGGAGGTAGAGTGCTTACTAAGTATAGAGCTTCTCTTCAACCGGATACTGCTGAGGCTTTAATTACTAGTCGTAGTTGGCTATTTGGTTATAAAGTAAAAGAAG ATCcacttgaaaatggattagaggTTGATCTTCCACCAATGTGTAATGAAGAAGCTAACAAAGAtttagaagatgaagatgaagaagatgaagatgaaaaagaagatgaaggcgaagaagaaaatcaaaatgaagatgaagtgtTTGAACAATTTGCTATTTAA